A single Inediibacterium massiliense DNA region contains:
- a CDS encoding winged helix-turn-helix transcriptional regulator, with protein sequence MDKIDQRILIEISQDIEICMDFYGALAKKLNLSEEELLKRLKNMEKEGYIKRIAPVLYHQNTEYKHHAMTAWKISESKMDKILYEMKKIQNISHIYERKINEDWPYNLFGMIHGREKEEIENIIEFLSKKMQVTEYTVLYTKQQWKKTSPNIEYFIR encoded by the coding sequence ATGGACAAAATAGATCAGAGAATACTCATAGAAATATCACAGGATATAGAAATTTGTATGGATTTTTATGGAGCATTGGCAAAAAAATTAAATTTATCAGAAGAGGAACTCCTAAAAAGATTAAAAAATATGGAAAAGGAAGGATATATAAAAAGAATTGCTCCTGTCCTTTATCATCAGAATACAGAATATAAGCATCATGCTATGACTGCATGGAAAATATCTGAAAGCAAGATGGACAAAATCCTTTATGAAATGAAAAAAATACAAAATATTAGTCATATTTACGAAAGAAAAATAAATGAAGATTGGCCATACAATTTATTTGGAATGATTCATGGAAGAGAAAAAGAAGAGATAGAAAATATTATTGAGTTTTTATCAAAAAAAATGCAAGTTACTGAATATACTGTATTATATACAAAACAACAATGGAAAAAAACAAGTCCTAATATAGAATATTTTATTCGATGA
- a CDS encoding TIGR01906 family membrane protein has protein sequence MKKKFMMMSKVIIIVFVPVVILLCSLKEYALNENFYMNEFKKYHIGQNTNIDDESLHEIAKGIVDYLKDDQKDLIIFVEKNGKRIEAFNHKEKLHMKDVKVLFQRGYFLKNLGFCFIGFAFFVMIGCSGIWKKVLGKSLMKSSVLSFVFVFCLYVLMKINFYRYFTYFHKIFFNNDLWLLNPKTDLLIQILPLEFFIDIAQRTLILFLGIMFLVGIIGFVVFKHFVKR, from the coding sequence ATGAAAAAAAAATTTATGATGATGAGTAAGGTCATAATTATTGTATTTGTTCCTGTGGTTATTTTACTTTGTAGTTTAAAGGAATACGCATTGAATGAAAATTTTTATATGAATGAATTTAAAAAATATCATATTGGTCAAAATACAAATATAGATGATGAATCACTACATGAAATTGCAAAAGGAATTGTAGATTATTTAAAAGATGATCAAAAAGATTTAATAATCTTTGTAGAAAAAAATGGAAAAAGAATAGAAGCTTTTAATCATAAGGAAAAACTTCATATGAAAGATGTGAAAGTTCTTTTTCAAAGAGGATATTTTTTGAAGAATCTAGGTTTTTGTTTCATAGGGTTTGCTTTTTTTGTGATGATTGGATGTTCAGGTATTTGGAAGAAAGTCCTTGGTAAAAGTTTAATGAAATCAAGTGTCTTATCTTTTGTTTTTGTATTTTGTTTGTATGTATTGATGAAAATCAATTTTTATAGATATTTTACATATTTTCATAAAATCTTTTTTAACAATGATTTATGGTTATTAAATCCTAAAACAGATCTATTGATTCAAATTCTGCCATTAGAATTTTTTATAGATATTGCTCAAAGGACATTGATTCTTTTTTTAGGAATAATGTTTTTGGTGGGAATCATTGGATTTGTTGTATTCAAACATTTTGTGAAAAGATAA
- a CDS encoding peptidylprolyl isomerase: MQNPIVTIQMENRGQIKVELYPEIAPNTVNNFISLVQKGFYDGLIFHRVIPGFMIQGGCPEGIGTGGPRYTIKGEFSSNGFSNALKHQRGVISMARAAHPDSAGSQFFIMHEDSPHLDGEYAAFGKVIEGIEEVDRIAKARTNFQDKPLEEEKMEKVIVELFGEEYKEPETI; this comes from the coding sequence ATGCAAAATCCTATAGTAACCATACAAATGGAGAATAGGGGACAAATTAAAGTAGAATTATATCCAGAAATTGCACCAAATACAGTGAATAATTTTATATCTTTAGTACAAAAAGGTTTCTATGATGGACTCATTTTTCACAGGGTCATTCCAGGATTTATGATTCAAGGGGGATGCCCAGAAGGAATTGGAACAGGAGGACCAAGATATACTATAAAAGGTGAATTTAGCTCTAATGGATTTTCTAATGCTTTAAAACATCAAAGAGGAGTTATTTCTATGGCAAGAGCTGCTCATCCTGATTCAGCGGGATCACAATTTTTTATTATGCATGAGGATTCTCCTCATTTGGATGGAGAATATGCAGCCTTTGGAAAAGTTATAGAAGGAATAGAAGAAGTAGATAGAATTGCAAAGGCAAGAACGAATTTTCAAGATAAACCATTAGAAGAAGAAAAAATGGAAAAAGTAATTGTAGAATTATTTGGAGAAGAATATAAAGAGCCTGAAACCATATAA
- a CDS encoding NUDIX hydrolase, whose translation MQTAGLGIVIKENKILLVHRKWHPMIWGPPGGFSDPGETIEETVCREVFEETGIECRALEEIHHFTYEDQYSHSYIRVYACEYISGEIQCSFESTEVKWFTIDTLPKPLSPEKEVFQKAIEMIKQTI comes from the coding sequence ATGCAAACTGCAGGTCTTGGTATTGTAATCAAAGAAAATAAAATTTTATTGGTTCACCGTAAATGGCATCCTATGATTTGGGGTCCCCCTGGAGGTTTTTCTGATCCTGGCGAAACCATTGAAGAAACGGTTTGTAGAGAAGTATTTGAGGAAACTGGAATAGAATGTAGAGCCTTAGAAGAAATTCATCATTTTACTTATGAAGATCAATATAGTCATTCTTATATTCGTGTTTATGCATGTGAATATATATCAGGAGAAATACAATGTAGCTTTGAAAGTACGGAAGTAAAATGGTTTACTATAGATACCCTTCCAAAACCTCTATCGCCTGAAAAAGAGGTTTTTCAAAAGGCTATAGAAATGATCAAACAAACCATATAA
- the fba gene encoding class II fructose-1,6-bisphosphate aldolase, with protein MPLVTSTQMFKDAQKGQYAIGAFNVNNMEIIQGIIEAAKQEKSPLILQVSAGARKYASPIYLKKLVEAAIEDSGLDIVLHLDHGEDFEICKACIDDGFSSVMIDGSKYPFEENIAVTKKVVEYAHAKGVVVEAELGKLAGIEDAVKVNEKDATFTDPDEAVEFVERTGVDSLAIAIGTSHGAYKFKGEPRLDFERLEKITKLLPNTPLVLHGASTVLPEFVKACNEFGGNIPGAQGVPEEMIRQAANLGVCKVNIDTDLRLAMTAAVRKFLIEHPEEFDPRKYLGPARDAIQKMVQHKIKNVLGSSNTLK; from the coding sequence ATGCCATTAGTTACATCTACTCAAATGTTTAAGGATGCACAAAAAGGACAATATGCTATTGGTGCATTCAATGTAAATAATATGGAAATCATTCAAGGAATCATAGAAGCTGCAAAACAAGAGAAATCTCCTCTTATTTTACAAGTTTCTGCTGGAGCAAGAAAATATGCAAGTCCAATTTATCTTAAAAAATTAGTAGAAGCTGCTATAGAAGATAGTGGACTAGATATTGTTCTACACCTTGATCATGGAGAAGATTTTGAAATTTGTAAAGCATGTATTGATGATGGTTTTAGTTCTGTTATGATTGATGGATCTAAGTATCCATTTGAAGAAAATATCGCTGTTACTAAAAAGGTTGTAGAATATGCTCATGCAAAAGGTGTTGTAGTAGAAGCAGAACTTGGAAAACTTGCAGGAATTGAAGATGCAGTAAAAGTAAATGAAAAAGATGCAACTTTTACAGACCCAGATGAAGCTGTTGAATTTGTAGAAAGAACAGGTGTAGATTCTTTAGCTATTGCCATCGGTACAAGTCATGGCGCTTATAAATTTAAAGGAGAACCAAGATTAGACTTTGAAAGATTAGAAAAAATCACAAAACTTCTTCCAAATACACCACTTGTTTTACATGGAGCGTCTACTGTTTTACCTGAATTTGTAAAAGCTTGTAATGAATTTGGAGGAAATATCCCTGGTGCTCAAGGAGTTCCTGAAGAAATGATTAGACAAGCAGCAAATCTTGGTGTATGTAAAGTAAATATTGATACAGATTTACGACTTGCTATGACTGCTGCTGTTAGAAAATTCCTTATCGAGCATCCTGAAGAATTTGATCCTAGAAAATATCTTGGGCCTGCTAGAGATGCGATCCAAAAGATGGTACAACATAAAATTAAAAATGTTTTAGGTTCAAGCAATACATTGAAATAA
- the pssA gene encoding CDP-diacylglycerol--serine O-phosphatidyltransferase → MYKRQIPNLFTLLNLILGILSILFIFEESYVVSAVLIIIAGMMDRMDGKMARKLDVVSDFGKELDSLCDLISFGLAPALLMWHLNLMELGDIGIIVTLIFVVCGTIRLARYNITDFEGVYLGIPITICGGLVALMSLYSTKYVANLNFLLITMLFLSYAMISKKIRLKKR, encoded by the coding sequence ATGTATAAAAGGCAAATACCCAATCTATTTACACTTTTGAATCTGATCTTAGGGATTTTGTCAATTCTTTTTATATTTGAAGAAAGTTATGTAGTCTCAGCTGTTTTGATTATTATTGCAGGAATGATGGATAGAATGGATGGTAAGATGGCAAGAAAGCTTGATGTAGTAAGTGATTTTGGAAAGGAATTAGATTCTTTATGTGATCTTATTTCCTTTGGATTGGCACCTGCTCTTTTAATGTGGCATTTAAACTTAATGGAACTAGGAGATATAGGAATTATAGTAACACTTATTTTTGTTGTTTGTGGGACCATAAGACTTGCCAGATACAATATTACAGATTTTGAAGGAGTGTACTTAGGTATTCCGATTACCATCTGTGGAGGACTTGTAGCACTTATGTCATTATATTCTACCAAGTATGTAGCAAATTTAAACTTTTTGTTAATTACTATGTTATTTTTATCCTATGCTATGATTAGTAAAAAGATCAGACTCAAAAAAAGATAG
- a CDS encoding RsmF rRNA methyltransferase first C-terminal domain-containing protein, whose product MRLPQKFIDKMKDLLKDEYGDFLASYEKKYFTGLRINTLKISVEEFLKISPFSLKPIPWCKDGFYFEEESPAKHPYYHAGLYYIQEPSAMAPVSFLSPNKGEYVLDVCAAPGGKSVQIADALKGEGVLITNDINLSRVKALIKNIELFGIKNAIVMNESIEKIKKYFPYYFDKILVDAPCSGEGMFRKDPSMIKSWEKHDHTYYVPIQREIIKNVDELLRGDGRVVYSTCTFSPEENEEIINEFLEENEDFHIIDIEKKYGISKGISNRDELGKCARLWPHKVEGEGHFLAFMEKTSEEEKYTYKSEKIKIPKEFYDFVTENLTISIEGDFQIHKDNLYKVPKGLPNMKGLKVLRSGWLLGTFKKNRFEPSHALAMGLCMKDAKRVVNFNKDDFEVIKYLKGETLHTQGEKGWTLVCVDGYPLGWAKHTGSILKNYYPPAWRWMD is encoded by the coding sequence ATGAGATTACCTCAAAAGTTTATAGATAAAATGAAGGATTTACTAAAAGATGAATATGGAGATTTTCTAGCTTCTTATGAAAAAAAATATTTCACAGGATTGAGAATCAATACGTTAAAAATTTCTGTAGAAGAATTTTTAAAGATTTCTCCTTTTTCTCTAAAACCTATTCCATGGTGTAAAGATGGATTTTATTTTGAAGAAGAAAGTCCTGCAAAACATCCTTATTATCATGCAGGGCTTTATTATATTCAAGAACCTAGTGCAATGGCACCCGTATCTTTTTTATCTCCAAATAAAGGAGAATATGTATTAGATGTATGTGCAGCGCCAGGAGGAAAATCTGTTCAAATTGCAGATGCACTAAAAGGAGAAGGAGTACTTATTACAAATGATATAAACTTAAGTAGAGTAAAGGCTTTGATTAAAAATATAGAATTGTTTGGTATTAAAAATGCCATTGTGATGAACGAATCGATAGAAAAAATCAAAAAATATTTTCCATATTATTTTGACAAAATATTGGTAGATGCTCCTTGTTCAGGAGAAGGAATGTTTAGAAAAGATCCATCTATGATCAAAAGCTGGGAAAAGCATGATCATACTTATTATGTTCCGATACAAAGGGAGATCATCAAAAATGTAGATGAACTTTTAAGAGGAGATGGAAGAGTGGTTTATTCTACTTGTACTTTTTCACCAGAAGAAAATGAAGAAATAATCAATGAGTTTTTAGAAGAAAATGAAGATTTTCATATCATAGATATTGAAAAGAAATATGGTATATCTAAAGGGATATCAAATAGAGATGAACTTGGAAAATGTGCAAGGCTTTGGCCACATAAAGTAGAGGGTGAAGGACATTTTTTAGCTTTTATGGAGAAAACATCAGAGGAAGAAAAATATACTTATAAAAGTGAAAAAATAAAAATTCCAAAGGAGTTTTATGATTTTGTCACTGAAAATCTTACTATTTCTATAGAAGGAGATTTTCAAATCCATAAGGATAATCTTTACAAAGTTCCAAAAGGATTGCCTAATATGAAGGGGCTAAAAGTATTAAGATCAGGATGGCTCTTAGGAACATTTAAAAAAAATAGATTTGAACCTAGTCATGCGTTGGCTATGGGACTTTGTATGAAGGATGCAAAAAGAGTTGTAAATTTTAATAAAGATGATTTTGAAGTGATTAAATATTTAAAGGGAGAAACCCTTCATACACAAGGGGAAAAAGGATGGACATTAGTATGTGTAGATGGATATCCGTTAGGATGGGCAAAGCATACAGGAAGTATATTAAAGAACTATTATCCTCCTGCTTGGAGATGGATGGATTAA